A window of the Lolium perenne isolate Kyuss_39 chromosome 7, Kyuss_2.0, whole genome shotgun sequence genome harbors these coding sequences:
- the LOC139833703 gene encoding uncharacterized protein: protein MNTKAMNIALMVKWIWKLYQGAEGLWADLIRAKYLQGRDLYAGGVPTHGSQFWNAIQKIKWHFKMGAKHRVRNGRRTYFWTDWWTGIGPLRTRFPRLFSCCESPFITVEGARVHDGAPGEWRLRFRRQLGLAERVEWDNLCREVRGFPRTIRKTRCLGP from the coding sequence ATGAACACCAAGGCCATGAACATCGCTCTCATGGTCAAATGGATCTGGAAGCTGTACCAAGGTGCTGAAGGTCTATGGGCAGACCTGATTAGGGCTAAGTACCTGCAGGGCAGGGACCTCTATGCGGGAGGGGTCCCAACTCATGGCTCCCAATTTTGGAATGCAATACAAAAGATTAAGTGGCATTTTAAAATGGGGGCCAAACATAGGGTGCGGAACGGAAGGAGGACTTACTTCTGGACGGACTGGTGGACGGGCATTGGTCCACTAAGGACGAGATTCCCTAGGCTGTTTAGTTGCTGTGAGTCCCCGTTCATCACCGTCGAGGGGGCGAGGGTGCACGACGGGGCGCCAGGGGAATGGCGCCTCCGCTTCCGACGCCAATTGGGTCTTGCAGAGCGGGTCGAATGGGACAATCTCTGCAGGGAAGTACGAGGCTTCCCACGGACCATACGGAAGACGAGGTGTCTTGGGCCTTAG